A section of the Amycolatopsis sp. AA4 genome encodes:
- a CDS encoding BldC family transcriptional regulator, with the protein MTATMGGRLLTPGEVAALFRVDPKTVTRWATAGRIGSIRTPGGHRRFRESEVNDLLAELTTDASEPTRKI; encoded by the coding sequence ATGACCGCAACCATGGGCGGACGGTTGCTCACCCCGGGTGAGGTGGCCGCTCTGTTCCGGGTGGACCCGAAGACCGTGACCCGCTGGGCCACCGCGGGCCGGATCGGCTCGATCCGGACGCCGGGCGGACACCGCAGGTTCCGCGAGTCCGAGGTGAACGACCTTCTGGCCGAACTCACCACGGACGCGAGCGAACCGACCCGCAAGATCTGA